The following coding sequences are from one Sander lucioperca isolate FBNREF2018 chromosome 2, SLUC_FBN_1.2, whole genome shotgun sequence window:
- the golga3 gene encoding golgin subfamily A member 3 isoform X1, producing the protein MEMDTNQSEAAHMEANAYQGDHVIKSKVEGEKQLKQQGLDNTQNLKGDFHNGAVSLDAMPNGNGLAEDLSAAGTTHINGSLSPTPPPQSTSSPVNSQTQEPSPGLAALPPMMLEKSQGASAEITVHKGDSLQSLRLSMPMQETQLLNQKPSLEMENEEKIRLEARRRLEEQLKQYRVQRHKERSHRTTPKNRPFSTLDPELMLHPEGLPRANTVAMTTEYSFLRTSVPRGPKLGSLGIPPSKERKSRSPRPSKIHSLADYKSPGNDGAGGGGGGGGGVRTADNTMSSLQSTMSSVSTLSEFSVTSETEAQPGALLQVGDNVSEIDGSESGTRPGNDGNDSDSSSYSSVSTRGTVGVLSAAVERQLGPYTVEGREIAPEAMGQFPSLQEVLQAASEEQHLLELEREREGTAEPRSRRDSFSSSVSLESSVMGHDDMLQVLKEKMRLEGQLESLSSEANQALKEKTELQAQLATVNAQLQAKTEEAQLSQVKQSTLTTEVGTLRQNCSQLEKAMVDLQGSLESKNASLTSLSNDLKVAEDQYNRLMGKVEEMQSTVTLRDNTVQELRQQMGGLQSQLQQVQLERSTLQSRMKTSQAEIDSLQQLRQWYQQQLAVAQEARVRLQSEMANMQAGQMTQIGVLEHLKLENVTLSHQLTETQHRSIKDKERIAVQLQSIEVDMLTQEAAYKQIQDAKNMVEDDLQHKLEEFEDERERLIKLANTASALERELEQAKLTLSQKDVQLQSLQKEHLELMRQLTTTQENLHTKEQSINQLEARYLELEAQLAELQTESNGKDDNIQYLQNEKIVLEVALQAARADKSQLDGDAERLGEDVLVASDILDQLRQEVQVKANQIETLQQENSSLKKQAQKLKEQFHQQKVMVEAYRRDASSKDQLISELKSTKKRLLVEVKDLKQELLGVQGEKQKAELEQARLQKEVVRVQEQMNNMEAHLQAIQTERDQLETQVQSLQFDHSQLAAVTEENEGLRKQVEQMEGEAKKAISEQKVRVKRLGTDLTSAQKEMKAKHKAYENAVGILSRRLQEALADKETAEAELVKLKAQVSDGGHSQALQEKIKALQAELQAVSNSKTMLERELQEVITLTSTELEDYQEKVMELEDELQESRCFKKRIRKLEDANKKLALELEHEKGKLAGLAQSHNTLREHSNILESALAKREADLVQLNLQVQAVLKRKEEEDQQMKQVVQTLQLALEKEKTKVNDLKEQVAAAKAEAAHSKRHYRAAMLELSEIKKDLQAKEDLVKAMQTESHKLQAQDEQHAQEVSRFQEELAEAHSQLLILQKQLDEELAKQPLTNQEVEDLKWEVEQRQREIEAQKQQLEMMEQCQHRELDNLQRALQNIKVELESVQDELSGTRKDKFMLQAKVCELRNSMKTVLLQNQQLKQDFKQSRLRKQRMELKSEGNPSNPVTPVKIPDCPVPASLLDELLKPSTSVNKEPLNNLHNCLRQLKEEMDSLQRQMEEHTVTVHESMSSWTNTEEGLAQLELENNISKPSAPLNMVVENNNEAEQQQS; encoded by the exons ATGGAAATGGAtactaaccaatcagaagcagcTCACATGGAGGCGAATGCCTATCAAGGAGACCATGTTATAAAATCCAAAGTGGAAGGTGAAAAGCAATTGAAACAACAAGGACTGGACAACACACAAAACCTAAAAGGGGATTTTCATAATG GTGCTGTCAGTTTAGATGCGATGCCAAATGGAAACGGACTGGCAGAGGACTTGAGTGCTGCAGGGACGACCCATATAAATGGGTCCCTGTCTCCGACACCCCCTCCCCAGAGCACCAGCTCCCCTGTCAACTCCCAGACCCAAGAGCCCTCCCCAGGTTTGGCTGCTTTACCACCCATGATGCTAGAGAAGTCTCAGGGGGCTAGTGCTGAGATCACGGTTCACAAGGGTGATTCATTGCAGTCCCTCAGACTCAGTATGCCTATGCAGGAGACTCAATTGT TAAACCAGAAGCCCTCGTTGGAGATGGAGAATGAGGAGAAGATTCGCCTGGAGGCTCGCCGGCGTCTGGAGGAGCAACTCAAACAGTACAGAGTGCAGAGACATAAGGAGAGG TCTCACCGCACCACCCCCAAGAACAGGCCATTCAGCACCCTGGATCCAGAGCTCATGCTGCATCCTGAGGGTCTACCCAGGGCCAACACTGTTGCCATGACAACGGAGTATTCCTTCCTGAGGACCAGCGTCCCCCGTGGTCCCAAACTGGGTAGCTTGGGAATTCCCCCTTCCAAGGAGAGAAAATCCAGATCACCCCGGCCGAGCAAGATCCACTCTTTGGCTGACTACAAGTCTCCTGGGAATGATGGCgcaggtggaggaggtggaggaggaggtggagtaAGAACAGCAGACAACACCATGAGCTCCCTCCAGTCCACCATGAGCTCAGTGTCCACGTTGTCTGAGTTCAGTGTGACGTCGGAGACAGAGGCACAGCCTGGTGCTTTGCTCCAAGTCGGGGACAATGTCTCCGAAATTGACGGCAGTGAATCGGGAACAAGGCCGGGGAATGACGGCAACGACAGCGACAGCTCGTCCTACAGCAGTGTGTCTACCAGGGGGACAGTCGGGGTGCTCTCGGCAGCAGTGGAAAGGCAGCTGGGGCCCTACACGGTGGAGGGGAGGGAGATTGCCCCCGAGGCCATGGGTCAGTTCCCCTCCCTACAGGAGGTGCTGCAGGCGGCCAGTGAAGAGCAGCACCTGCTGGAGCTGGAGCGGGAGAGAGAAGGGACTGCAGAGCCTCGCAGCCGCAGGGACAGCTTCTCCAGCAG TGTTTCTTTGGAGAGTTCAGTGATGGGCCATGATGATATGCTGCAGGTGTTGAAAGAGAAAATGAGACTGGAGGGTCAGCTGGAATCTTTGTCATCTGAAGCCAATCAG GCTCTCAAGGAGAAGACGGAGCTTCAGGCTCAGCTCGCTACAGTGAATGCCCAGCTGCAGGCTAAGACGGAGGAGGCTCAGCTCAGCCAGGTGAAGCAAAGCACCCTCACTACGGAGGTCGGCACGCTGCGGCAAAACTGCAGCCAGCTGGAGAAGGCCATGGTGGATCTCCAGGGCAGTCTGGAGAGCAAGAATGCCAGTCTGACTTCTCTGAGCAATGACCTGAAGGTGGCCGAAGACCAATACAACAGGCTGATGGGGAAGGTGGAGGAGATGCAAAGCACTGTAACCTTGAGAGACAATACAG TCCAGGAGTTGCGTCAGCAGATGGGTGGTCTTCAGAGCCAGCTTCAACAGGTCCAGCTGGAGCGCAGCACCCTGCAGAGCCGAATGAAGACATCCCAGGCCGAGATTGACTCGCTCCAGCAGCTCAGGCAGTGGTACCAGCAGCAGCTAGCAGTGGCGCAGGAGGCGAGAGTACGACTGCAAAGTGAAATGGCCAACATGCAG GCTGGACAGATGACTCAGATTGGTGTCCTGGAACATCTGAAGCTGGAGAATGTGACTCTGTCGCACCAACTCACCGAGACCCAACACCGCTCTATCAAAGATAAAGAGCGTATTGCTGTTCAGCTGCAGAGCATTGAG GTCGACATGCTGACCCAGGAAGCTGCTTATAAGCAGATCCAGGATGCTAAGAACATGGTGGAGGATGATCTGCAGCACAAACTGGAAGAGTTTGAGGATGAGCGAGAACGCTTAATTAAACTGGCCAACACTGCCAGTGCCCTGGAAAGGGAACTAGAGCAG GCCAAATTGACCCTTTCCCAGAAGGACGTGCAGCTGCAGTCACTCCAGAAAGAGCATCTGGAGCTGATGCGCCAGCTGACCACCACTCAGGAGAACCTGCACACCAAAGAGCAGTCCATCAACCAGCTGGAAGCTCGCTACCTGGAGCTGGAGGCCCAGCTCGCCGAGCTGCAGACAGAGAGCAACGGCAAGGACGACAACATCCAGTACCTCCAGAACGAGAAGATTGTCCTGGAGGTGGCGCTGCAGGCAGCCCGCGCTGACAAGAGCCAACTCGACGGCGACGCCGAGCGGCTTGGAGAGGATGTCCTGGTGGCGTCAGATATCTTGGATCAGCTCAGACAGGAAGTCCAGGTCAAAGCAAATCAG ATAGAAACTCTTCAGCAAGAAAACAGTTCCCTGAAGAAACAAGCTCAGAAACTGAAGGAGCAGTTCCATCAACAGAAG GTGATGGTGGAGGCCTACCGTCGGGACGCCAGCTCCAAAGACCAGTTGATCAGTGAGCTCAAGTCCACCAAAAAGCGTCTGTTGGTGGAGGTGAAGGACCTGAAGCAGGAGCTGCTGGGCGTTCAGGGGGAGAAGCAGAAGGCCGAGCTGGAGCAGGCCCGGCTGCAGAAGGAGGTGGTCAGAGTCCAGGAGCAGATGAACAACATGGAGGCTCATCTGCAAGCCATTCAGACAGAAAGGGATCAGCTAGAAACCCAGGTCCAG TCGTTACAGTTTGATCACAGCCAGCTAGCAGCAGTGACGGAAGAGAATGAAGGCCTGAGGAAACAGGTGGAGCAAATGGAGGGAGAAGCCAAAAA GGCCATCTCAGAGCAGAAGGTGCGCGTGAAGCGGCTGGGGACAGATTTGACCAGTGCTCAGAAGGAGATGAAGGCCAAACACAAGGCCTACGAGAACGCTGTGGGCATCCTGAGTAGAAGGCtccaagaagctctggctgacAAGGAGACGGCCGAGGCAGAGCtggtcaaactcaaggcccaggTGTCGGATGGGGGACACAGCCAGGCCTTACAG GAGAAGATTAAGGCTCTGCAGGCTGAGCTGCAGGCTGTAAGCAACAGCAAGACGATGCTCGAGAGGGAGCTGCAGGAAGTGATCACCCTCACCTCCACCGAGCTGGAGGATTACCAGGAGAAGGTCATGGAGCTCGAGGATGAG CTTCAAGAGTCCCGATGCTTCAAGAAGCGGATTCGAAAGTTGGAAGATGCCAACAAGAAGCTAGCACTCGAGCTGGAACATGAAAAAGGGAAATTGGCTGGATTGGCACAGTCCCACAATACACTACGGGAGCATTCCAACATTTTAGAGTCTGCCTTAGCTAAGAGAGAGGCAGATCTTGTCCAGCTCAA TTTACAGGTTCAAGCTGTTCTGAAGCGTAAAGAGGAGGAGGACCAGCAAATGAAGCAGGTGGTACAAACTCTACAGCTTGCCTTGGAAAAAGAGAAAACCAAAGTCAATGACCTGAAAGAACAG GTGGCAGCAGCAAAGGCTGAAGCGGCCCACAGCAAACGGCACTACAGGGCAGCCATGCTGGAGCTGTCGGAGATCAAGAAGGACCTGCAGGCCAAAGAGGACCTGGTCAAAGCTATGCAGACTGAATCCCACaaactaca GGCTCAGGATGAGCAGCACGCTCAGGAGGTTTCCAGGTTCCAAGAGGAGCTGGCTGAGGCCCACTCCCAGCTCCTGATCCTCCAGAAACAACTGGACGAGGAACTGGCCAAGCAGCCGCTCACTAACCAAGAG GTTGAGGACCTGAAGTGGGAGGTGGAGCAGAGGCAGAGGGAGATTGAGGCTCAGAAGCAACAGCTGGAGATGATGGAGCAGTGTCAACACAGGGAACTGGACAACCTACAGAGAGCTCTGCAG AACATCAAGGTGGAGCTGGAGTCGGTGCAGGATGAGCTGAGCGGCACCAGGAAGGACAAGTTCATGCTGCAGGCCAAAGTGTGTGAGCTGAGGAACAGCATGAAGACTGTCCTACTGCAGAACCAGCAGCTCAAACAGGACTTCAAACAGAGTCGTCTAAGGAAG CAGCGCATGGAGCTGAAGAGTGAGGGGAACCCATCCAACCCAGTGACACCAGTTAAGATTCCTGACTGCCCAGTGCCTGCCTCCCTGTTGGATGAGTTGCTGAAACCATCAACTTCTGTCAACAAAGAGCCCCTCAACAACCTGCACAACTGTCTACGGCAGCTCAA aGAGGAGATGGACAGCCTCCAAAGACAGATGGAGGAGCACACAGTAACAGTACATGAGTCGATGAGCTCATGGACAAACACAGAGGAGGGACTGGCTCAACTGGAGCTTGAAAACAACATCTCCAAACCATCAGCGCCGCTAAACATGGTGGTGGAAAATAACAATGAAGCAGAACAGCAGCAGTCATAA
- the golga3 gene encoding golgin subfamily A member 3 isoform X6, producing the protein MPNGNGLAEDLSAAGTTHINGSLSPTPPPQSTSSPVNSQTQEPSPGLAALPPMMLEKSQGASAEITVHKGDSLQSLRLSMPMQETQLLNQKPSLEMENEEKIRLEARRRLEEQLKQYRVQRHKERSHRTTPKNRPFSTLDPELMLHPEGLPRANTVAMTTEYSFLRTSVPRGPKLGSLGIPPSKERKSRSPRPSKIHSLADYKSPGNDGAGGGGGGGGGVRTADNTMSSLQSTMSSVSTLSEFSVTSETEAQPGALLQVGDNVSEIDGSESGTRPGNDGNDSDSSSYSSVSTRGTVGVLSAAVERQLGPYTVEGREIAPEAMGQFPSLQEVLQAASEEQHLLELEREREGTAEPRSRRDSFSSSVSLESSVMGHDDMLQVLKEKMRLEGQLESLSSEANQALKEKTELQAQLATVNAQLQAKTEEAQLSQVKQSTLTTEVGTLRQNCSQLEKAMVDLQGSLESKNASLTSLSNDLKVAEDQYNRLMGKVEEMQSTVTLRDNTVQELRQQMGGLQSQLQQVQLERSTLQSRMKTSQAEIDSLQQLRQWYQQQLAVAQEARVRLQSEMANMQAGQMTQIGVLEHLKLENVTLSHQLTETQHRSIKDKERIAVQLQSIEVDMLTQEAAYKQIQDAKNMVEDDLQHKLEEFEDERERLIKLANTASALERELEQAKLTLSQKDVQLQSLQKEHLELMRQLTTTQENLHTKEQSINQLEARYLELEAQLAELQTESNGKDDNIQYLQNEKIVLEVALQAARADKSQLDGDAERLGEDVLVASDILDQLRQEVQVKANQIETLQQENSSLKKQAQKLKEQFHQQKVMVEAYRRDASSKDQLISELKSTKKRLLVEVKDLKQELLGVQGEKQKAELEQARLQKEVVRVQEQMNNMEAHLQAIQTERDQLETQVQSLQFDHSQLAAVTEENEGLRKQVEQMEGEAKKAISEQKVRVKRLGTDLTSAQKEMKAKHKAYENAVGILSRRLQEALADKETAEAELVKLKAQVSDGGHSQALQEKIKALQAELQAVSNSKTMLERELQEVITLTSTELEDYQEKVMELEDELQESRCFKKRIRKLEDANKKLALELEHEKGKLAGLAQSHNTLREHSNILESALAKREADLVQLNLQVQAVLKRKEEEDQQMKQVVQTLQLALEKEKTKVNDLKEQVAAAKAEAAHSKRHYRAAMLELSEIKKDLQAKEDLVKAMQTESHKLQAQDEQHAQEVSRFQEELAEAHSQLLILQKQLDEELAKQPLTNQEVEDLKWEVEQRQREIEAQKQQLEMMEQCQHRELDNLQRALQNIKVELESVQDELSGTRKDKFMLQAKVCELRNSMKTVLLQNQQLKQDFKQSRLRKQRMELKSEGNPSNPVTPVKIPDCPVPASLLDELLKPSTSVNKEPLNNLHNCLRQLKEEMDSLQRQMEEHTVTVHESMSSWTNTEEGLAQLELENNISKPSAPLNMVVENNNEAEQQQS; encoded by the exons ATGCCAAATGGAAACGGACTGGCAGAGGACTTGAGTGCTGCAGGGACGACCCATATAAATGGGTCCCTGTCTCCGACACCCCCTCCCCAGAGCACCAGCTCCCCTGTCAACTCCCAGACCCAAGAGCCCTCCCCAGGTTTGGCTGCTTTACCACCCATGATGCTAGAGAAGTCTCAGGGGGCTAGTGCTGAGATCACGGTTCACAAGGGTGATTCATTGCAGTCCCTCAGACTCAGTATGCCTATGCAGGAGACTCAATTGT TAAACCAGAAGCCCTCGTTGGAGATGGAGAATGAGGAGAAGATTCGCCTGGAGGCTCGCCGGCGTCTGGAGGAGCAACTCAAACAGTACAGAGTGCAGAGACATAAGGAGAGG TCTCACCGCACCACCCCCAAGAACAGGCCATTCAGCACCCTGGATCCAGAGCTCATGCTGCATCCTGAGGGTCTACCCAGGGCCAACACTGTTGCCATGACAACGGAGTATTCCTTCCTGAGGACCAGCGTCCCCCGTGGTCCCAAACTGGGTAGCTTGGGAATTCCCCCTTCCAAGGAGAGAAAATCCAGATCACCCCGGCCGAGCAAGATCCACTCTTTGGCTGACTACAAGTCTCCTGGGAATGATGGCgcaggtggaggaggtggaggaggaggtggagtaAGAACAGCAGACAACACCATGAGCTCCCTCCAGTCCACCATGAGCTCAGTGTCCACGTTGTCTGAGTTCAGTGTGACGTCGGAGACAGAGGCACAGCCTGGTGCTTTGCTCCAAGTCGGGGACAATGTCTCCGAAATTGACGGCAGTGAATCGGGAACAAGGCCGGGGAATGACGGCAACGACAGCGACAGCTCGTCCTACAGCAGTGTGTCTACCAGGGGGACAGTCGGGGTGCTCTCGGCAGCAGTGGAAAGGCAGCTGGGGCCCTACACGGTGGAGGGGAGGGAGATTGCCCCCGAGGCCATGGGTCAGTTCCCCTCCCTACAGGAGGTGCTGCAGGCGGCCAGTGAAGAGCAGCACCTGCTGGAGCTGGAGCGGGAGAGAGAAGGGACTGCAGAGCCTCGCAGCCGCAGGGACAGCTTCTCCAGCAG TGTTTCTTTGGAGAGTTCAGTGATGGGCCATGATGATATGCTGCAGGTGTTGAAAGAGAAAATGAGACTGGAGGGTCAGCTGGAATCTTTGTCATCTGAAGCCAATCAG GCTCTCAAGGAGAAGACGGAGCTTCAGGCTCAGCTCGCTACAGTGAATGCCCAGCTGCAGGCTAAGACGGAGGAGGCTCAGCTCAGCCAGGTGAAGCAAAGCACCCTCACTACGGAGGTCGGCACGCTGCGGCAAAACTGCAGCCAGCTGGAGAAGGCCATGGTGGATCTCCAGGGCAGTCTGGAGAGCAAGAATGCCAGTCTGACTTCTCTGAGCAATGACCTGAAGGTGGCCGAAGACCAATACAACAGGCTGATGGGGAAGGTGGAGGAGATGCAAAGCACTGTAACCTTGAGAGACAATACAG TCCAGGAGTTGCGTCAGCAGATGGGTGGTCTTCAGAGCCAGCTTCAACAGGTCCAGCTGGAGCGCAGCACCCTGCAGAGCCGAATGAAGACATCCCAGGCCGAGATTGACTCGCTCCAGCAGCTCAGGCAGTGGTACCAGCAGCAGCTAGCAGTGGCGCAGGAGGCGAGAGTACGACTGCAAAGTGAAATGGCCAACATGCAG GCTGGACAGATGACTCAGATTGGTGTCCTGGAACATCTGAAGCTGGAGAATGTGACTCTGTCGCACCAACTCACCGAGACCCAACACCGCTCTATCAAAGATAAAGAGCGTATTGCTGTTCAGCTGCAGAGCATTGAG GTCGACATGCTGACCCAGGAAGCTGCTTATAAGCAGATCCAGGATGCTAAGAACATGGTGGAGGATGATCTGCAGCACAAACTGGAAGAGTTTGAGGATGAGCGAGAACGCTTAATTAAACTGGCCAACACTGCCAGTGCCCTGGAAAGGGAACTAGAGCAG GCCAAATTGACCCTTTCCCAGAAGGACGTGCAGCTGCAGTCACTCCAGAAAGAGCATCTGGAGCTGATGCGCCAGCTGACCACCACTCAGGAGAACCTGCACACCAAAGAGCAGTCCATCAACCAGCTGGAAGCTCGCTACCTGGAGCTGGAGGCCCAGCTCGCCGAGCTGCAGACAGAGAGCAACGGCAAGGACGACAACATCCAGTACCTCCAGAACGAGAAGATTGTCCTGGAGGTGGCGCTGCAGGCAGCCCGCGCTGACAAGAGCCAACTCGACGGCGACGCCGAGCGGCTTGGAGAGGATGTCCTGGTGGCGTCAGATATCTTGGATCAGCTCAGACAGGAAGTCCAGGTCAAAGCAAATCAG ATAGAAACTCTTCAGCAAGAAAACAGTTCCCTGAAGAAACAAGCTCAGAAACTGAAGGAGCAGTTCCATCAACAGAAG GTGATGGTGGAGGCCTACCGTCGGGACGCCAGCTCCAAAGACCAGTTGATCAGTGAGCTCAAGTCCACCAAAAAGCGTCTGTTGGTGGAGGTGAAGGACCTGAAGCAGGAGCTGCTGGGCGTTCAGGGGGAGAAGCAGAAGGCCGAGCTGGAGCAGGCCCGGCTGCAGAAGGAGGTGGTCAGAGTCCAGGAGCAGATGAACAACATGGAGGCTCATCTGCAAGCCATTCAGACAGAAAGGGATCAGCTAGAAACCCAGGTCCAG TCGTTACAGTTTGATCACAGCCAGCTAGCAGCAGTGACGGAAGAGAATGAAGGCCTGAGGAAACAGGTGGAGCAAATGGAGGGAGAAGCCAAAAA GGCCATCTCAGAGCAGAAGGTGCGCGTGAAGCGGCTGGGGACAGATTTGACCAGTGCTCAGAAGGAGATGAAGGCCAAACACAAGGCCTACGAGAACGCTGTGGGCATCCTGAGTAGAAGGCtccaagaagctctggctgacAAGGAGACGGCCGAGGCAGAGCtggtcaaactcaaggcccaggTGTCGGATGGGGGACACAGCCAGGCCTTACAG GAGAAGATTAAGGCTCTGCAGGCTGAGCTGCAGGCTGTAAGCAACAGCAAGACGATGCTCGAGAGGGAGCTGCAGGAAGTGATCACCCTCACCTCCACCGAGCTGGAGGATTACCAGGAGAAGGTCATGGAGCTCGAGGATGAG CTTCAAGAGTCCCGATGCTTCAAGAAGCGGATTCGAAAGTTGGAAGATGCCAACAAGAAGCTAGCACTCGAGCTGGAACATGAAAAAGGGAAATTGGCTGGATTGGCACAGTCCCACAATACACTACGGGAGCATTCCAACATTTTAGAGTCTGCCTTAGCTAAGAGAGAGGCAGATCTTGTCCAGCTCAA TTTACAGGTTCAAGCTGTTCTGAAGCGTAAAGAGGAGGAGGACCAGCAAATGAAGCAGGTGGTACAAACTCTACAGCTTGCCTTGGAAAAAGAGAAAACCAAAGTCAATGACCTGAAAGAACAG GTGGCAGCAGCAAAGGCTGAAGCGGCCCACAGCAAACGGCACTACAGGGCAGCCATGCTGGAGCTGTCGGAGATCAAGAAGGACCTGCAGGCCAAAGAGGACCTGGTCAAAGCTATGCAGACTGAATCCCACaaactaca GGCTCAGGATGAGCAGCACGCTCAGGAGGTTTCCAGGTTCCAAGAGGAGCTGGCTGAGGCCCACTCCCAGCTCCTGATCCTCCAGAAACAACTGGACGAGGAACTGGCCAAGCAGCCGCTCACTAACCAAGAG GTTGAGGACCTGAAGTGGGAGGTGGAGCAGAGGCAGAGGGAGATTGAGGCTCAGAAGCAACAGCTGGAGATGATGGAGCAGTGTCAACACAGGGAACTGGACAACCTACAGAGAGCTCTGCAG AACATCAAGGTGGAGCTGGAGTCGGTGCAGGATGAGCTGAGCGGCACCAGGAAGGACAAGTTCATGCTGCAGGCCAAAGTGTGTGAGCTGAGGAACAGCATGAAGACTGTCCTACTGCAGAACCAGCAGCTCAAACAGGACTTCAAACAGAGTCGTCTAAGGAAG CAGCGCATGGAGCTGAAGAGTGAGGGGAACCCATCCAACCCAGTGACACCAGTTAAGATTCCTGACTGCCCAGTGCCTGCCTCCCTGTTGGATGAGTTGCTGAAACCATCAACTTCTGTCAACAAAGAGCCCCTCAACAACCTGCACAACTGTCTACGGCAGCTCAA aGAGGAGATGGACAGCCTCCAAAGACAGATGGAGGAGCACACAGTAACAGTACATGAGTCGATGAGCTCATGGACAAACACAGAGGAGGGACTGGCTCAACTGGAGCTTGAAAACAACATCTCCAAACCATCAGCGCCGCTAAACATGGTGGTGGAAAATAACAATGAAGCAGAACAGCAGCAGTCATAA